One genomic region from Amycolatopsis sp. FBCC-B4732 encodes:
- a CDS encoding roadblock/LC7 domain-containing protein, whose translation MDFEALATQLRELRENVAGVTGTVLAAVDGIPIIADADDLLDPAKISALAAADLGIARQAAELTGKGTLSQTVVFGSEGYMAVYAVGRLALMVVLGDKGLNVGRLLFEARPVIERIGTILAP comes from the coding sequence TTGGATTTCGAAGCATTGGCCACCCAGCTGCGCGAACTCCGGGAAAACGTCGCCGGGGTGACCGGAACGGTGCTCGCCGCGGTCGACGGGATACCCATCATCGCCGACGCGGACGATCTCCTCGATCCGGCGAAGATCTCCGCGCTCGCCGCCGCCGATCTGGGTATCGCGCGCCAGGCGGCCGAACTCACGGGGAAGGGCACGCTCAGCCAGACCGTCGTGTTCGGCAGCGAGGGCTACATGGCCGTCTACGCCGTGGGCCGGCTGGCGCTGATGGTCGTGCTGGGGGACAAGGGCCTCAACGTCGGGCGCCTGCTGTTCGAGGCCCGGCCGGTCATCGAACGCATCGGCACGATCCTGGCCCCGTAG
- a CDS encoding acetyl-CoA hydrolase/transferase family protein: MRVLSEEQLGAVLAGVAAPVPRVVVSGNFATPSRALGVLDAALAEYRLFALNAQDGLPDRPGVLLETPFVGPGMRGRAGLRYFPSRLSLVPQLLKQALPPDVVLVHTSVPVDGVVSLGTEVNILPAAIEAARARGGLVVAQVNPHMPFTHGDGLVPVDEIDYALGAEEPLRSPVPRPLRSTAREIGERVAGLVADGATLQLGIGGIPDATLAALTGRRGLAVWSEMFSDGVLALDRAGALDPAELVTASFVFGSAELYRWIDRNPRVRLLRTEKTNDPAVIARQRRLVSVNSALEVDLYAQANASRVRGAIYSGFGGQTDFVVGALHSPGGRAIIALPSWHPKADVSTVVPRLAGPVTSFQHSFFVSEHGVAAIWGHDAGEQARQIVERVAHPEARAELRERGWELGFGLL; encoded by the coding sequence ATGCGCGTTCTCTCGGAAGAGCAGCTGGGTGCGGTGCTGGCGGGGGTGGCGGCGCCGGTGCCGCGGGTCGTCGTCAGCGGGAACTTCGCGACGCCGTCGCGAGCACTGGGCGTCCTCGACGCGGCGCTGGCGGAGTACCGGCTGTTCGCGCTGAACGCCCAGGACGGCCTGCCGGACCGGCCGGGGGTGCTGCTCGAAACCCCGTTCGTGGGGCCGGGGATGCGCGGGCGGGCCGGGCTGCGGTACTTCCCGTCGCGGCTGTCGCTGGTGCCGCAGCTGCTCAAGCAGGCGCTGCCGCCGGACGTCGTGCTGGTGCACACGTCGGTGCCGGTCGACGGGGTGGTATCGCTGGGCACCGAGGTCAACATCCTGCCCGCGGCGATCGAGGCCGCCCGCGCCCGTGGGGGTCTCGTGGTCGCGCAGGTGAACCCGCACATGCCGTTCACGCACGGCGACGGGCTGGTGCCGGTCGACGAAATCGACTACGCGCTCGGAGCCGAGGAGCCGCTCCGCTCGCCCGTGCCGCGTCCGCTGCGCTCGACCGCACGGGAGATCGGCGAGCGGGTGGCCGGGCTGGTCGCCGACGGCGCGACGCTGCAGCTGGGCATCGGCGGCATCCCGGACGCGACGCTCGCCGCGCTGACCGGCCGCCGCGGGCTGGCGGTGTGGTCGGAGATGTTCAGCGACGGCGTGCTCGCTCTCGACCGCGCCGGCGCCCTCGACCCGGCCGAGCTCGTGACGGCGTCGTTCGTGTTCGGCAGCGCGGAGCTGTACCGGTGGATCGACCGCAACCCGCGGGTCCGGTTGCTGCGCACGGAGAAGACGAACGACCCGGCGGTGATCGCCCGCCAGCGCCGGCTGGTGTCGGTGAACAGCGCGCTCGAGGTCGACCTGTACGCGCAGGCCAACGCGAGCCGGGTGCGCGGCGCGATCTACTCGGGCTTCGGCGGGCAGACGGACTTCGTGGTCGGCGCCCTGCATTCCCCGGGCGGCCGGGCGATCATCGCGCTCCCGTCGTGGCACCCGAAGGCGGACGTGTCGACCGTGGTGCCGCGGCTGGCCGGGCCGGTGACTTCGTTCCAGCACAGCTTCTTCGTCAGCGAGCACGGGGTGGCGGCGATCTGGGGCCACGACGCCGGCGAGCAGGCGCGGCAGATCGTGGAGCGGGTCGCGCATCCGGAGGCGCGGGCGGAGTTGCGGGAGCGGGGCTGGGAGCTGGGTTTCGGGCTGTTGTAG
- a CDS encoding SDR family oxidoreductase → METARVWFVTGAGRGLGRAFTEAALAAGDRVAGVARDVSPLAETASAHPDRLLAFPLDATDRAAVFAAVERAAAHFGRLDVVVNNADALYTGMVEEFSEDQARAQLDVNFFGALWVSQAVVPHLRAQGSGHLLQISSIGALGGFPSTGLYSASKFALEGMSEALAAEVAGFGVKVTIVQPGGYWTGLYAGSTATTPEPRYDGLREELAKQWAEGSIDSEPRLAAEAVLKLVESDDPPLRLLLGSMVYDLAFDLSRQRMATWAGWEEVSRAAEKAVPMPG, encoded by the coding sequence GTGGAAACCGCACGCGTCTGGTTCGTGACCGGGGCCGGCCGGGGGCTCGGGCGAGCCTTCACCGAAGCGGCGCTCGCCGCCGGTGACCGGGTGGCCGGTGTGGCCCGCGACGTCTCGCCGCTGGCGGAAACCGCGTCCGCGCACCCGGACCGGCTGCTCGCGTTCCCGCTCGACGCCACCGACCGGGCGGCGGTCTTCGCCGCCGTCGAGCGCGCCGCCGCGCACTTCGGGCGGCTCGACGTCGTGGTCAACAACGCCGACGCGCTGTACACCGGAATGGTCGAAGAGTTCAGCGAGGACCAGGCCCGCGCGCAGCTGGACGTCAACTTCTTCGGGGCGCTCTGGGTGAGCCAGGCCGTCGTGCCGCACCTGCGGGCACAGGGGAGTGGGCACCTCCTGCAGATCTCGAGCATCGGCGCGCTCGGCGGCTTCCCCAGCACCGGCCTCTACAGCGCGAGCAAGTTCGCGCTGGAAGGGATGAGCGAGGCGCTGGCCGCCGAGGTCGCCGGGTTCGGCGTCAAGGTCACCATCGTCCAGCCCGGCGGCTACTGGACCGGCCTCTACGCCGGCAGCACGGCCACGACGCCGGAACCGCGGTACGACGGGCTGCGGGAGGAGCTGGCGAAGCAGTGGGCGGAGGGCTCGATCGACAGTGAACCGCGGCTGGCCGCCGAAGCCGTGCTGAAGCTCGTCGAGAGCGACGACCCGCCGTTGCGGCTGCTGCTGGGCAGCATGGTCTACGACCTCGCGTTCGACCTCTCGCGGCAGCGGATGGCGACCTGGGCGGGCTGGGAAGAGGTGAGCCGCGCGGCGGAGAAGGCGGTGCCGATGCCGGGCTGA
- a CDS encoding TetR/AcrR family transcriptional regulator translates to MPGSPDPSRRSETARRAILAAALDLAGKLGYAKLSIEGIAQAAGVGKQTIYRWWPSKGALLFDAFLTLAGEGEDAALPDTGDLAADLKLVLRATITELGDPRYDLPMRALHTEIVHDPALAADYAKRLDGPMRDLKKARLRSAQEAGELAADLDLDVAVDLLWGPLLNRWLQRTGPLTPEYTDRVVDTALRGLR, encoded by the coding sequence GTGCCCGGCTCACCCGACCCCAGCCGCCGCAGCGAAACCGCGCGGCGCGCCATCCTCGCCGCCGCGCTGGACCTCGCCGGGAAGCTGGGCTACGCGAAACTCAGCATCGAAGGCATCGCCCAGGCCGCCGGCGTCGGCAAGCAGACGATCTACCGCTGGTGGCCGTCGAAGGGCGCGCTGCTGTTCGACGCCTTCCTGACGCTCGCGGGCGAAGGCGAGGATGCGGCCCTGCCCGACACCGGCGACCTGGCCGCCGACCTGAAACTGGTCCTGCGCGCCACGATCACCGAGCTCGGCGACCCGCGCTACGACCTCCCGATGCGCGCCCTGCACACCGAAATCGTCCACGACCCGGCCCTGGCGGCGGACTACGCGAAGCGGCTGGACGGCCCGATGCGCGACCTGAAGAAGGCCCGGCTCCGCAGCGCCCAGGAGGCGGGCGAACTGGCCGCCGACCTCGATCTCGACGTGGCCGTCGACCTGCTGTGGGGCCCGCTGCTCAACCGCTGGCTCCAGCGCACCGGCCCGCTGACCCCCGAATACACCGACCGGGTGGTGGACACCGCTTTGCGCGGCCTCCGCTAA
- a CDS encoding AraC family transcriptional regulator, translating to MDLLSDAIAAVRIGQPTSNRLSAGAAWCYRFAPYDGAGFHVLLRGSGWLVPAGGPPVPLGAGDAVLVPHGSPHTLSATPDAAGAVPFETAVDEPGGRTEFLCGKYRLARGRRHPVLASLPEVVHLPAEPGRHPELRAAIDLLGAEVTERRPGSPAVLTGLLDLLLVYLVRAWLAGRPDGGWPQALRDPEIAAALEALHAEPAAPWRTEDLAARVGLSRATLGRRFTALTGQPPMAYLTWWRLTTAARLLQDTELSLPSIAAKVGYGSPFAFSHAFKRQFGVAPGGFRTR from the coding sequence GTGGACCTCCTCAGTGACGCCATCGCGGCCGTGCGGATCGGGCAGCCGACGTCGAACCGGCTCAGCGCCGGGGCGGCGTGGTGCTACCGCTTCGCGCCCTACGACGGCGCCGGGTTCCACGTGCTGCTGCGCGGCAGCGGCTGGCTCGTCCCGGCCGGCGGGCCGCCTGTGCCGCTCGGGGCCGGTGACGCGGTGCTGGTCCCGCACGGGAGCCCGCACACGCTGTCGGCGACCCCGGACGCGGCCGGCGCGGTGCCGTTCGAGACGGCCGTCGACGAGCCGGGCGGCCGGACGGAGTTCCTGTGCGGCAAGTACCGGCTGGCCCGCGGGCGGCGCCACCCCGTGCTCGCGAGCCTGCCGGAGGTCGTCCACCTGCCCGCCGAGCCCGGCCGCCACCCCGAACTGCGCGCGGCGATCGACCTGCTCGGCGCCGAGGTCACCGAGCGGCGCCCGGGTTCGCCCGCGGTCCTGACCGGGCTGCTGGACCTGCTGCTCGTCTACCTCGTCCGGGCCTGGCTGGCCGGGCGCCCGGATGGCGGCTGGCCGCAGGCGTTGCGCGACCCCGAGATCGCCGCCGCGCTGGAAGCGCTGCACGCGGAACCGGCGGCCCCGTGGCGGACCGAAGACCTGGCCGCCCGCGTCGGGCTGTCCCGCGCCACGCTCGGGCGCCGGTTCACGGCGCTGACCGGGCAGCCGCCGATGGCGTACCTGACGTGGTGGCGCCTGACGACGGCGGCCCGCCTGCTGCAGGACACCGAGCTGTCGCTGCCGTCGATCGCCGCGAAGGTCGGGTACGGGTCGCCGTTCGCGTTCTCGCACGCGTTCAAGCGGCAGTTCGGGGTCGCGCCGGGCGGGTTCCGGACGCGTTAG
- a CDS encoding MBL fold metallo-hydrolase, which produces MHIGEVEVVKVVEWAGEIAPARTIVPSPPELWTDNAGWLAPDHWDPATGGYRGAVQTWVLRSEGRVILVDTGVGNGRDRPQIPLFDHLATPFLDRLAEAGVRPEDVDVVVNTHIHYDHVGWNTERRDGEWVPAFPRATYLIPRPDQVYFDPRNAHRRPVPRTANDQVRREGSLLVYADSVAPVLGRAELWEGSHRIDRNLTLEAAPGHTPGSSVLRVSSGTDRAVFVGDLLHSPVQILEPEHSSCFCEDPRQAAATRQGILERAADAGELVVPAHFAGPGAAEVRRDGSRFAIHRWAG; this is translated from the coding sequence ATGCACATCGGTGAAGTCGAAGTCGTGAAGGTCGTCGAGTGGGCGGGTGAGATCGCGCCGGCGCGGACCATCGTCCCCAGCCCGCCCGAACTGTGGACGGACAACGCCGGCTGGCTCGCGCCGGACCACTGGGACCCGGCGACCGGCGGTTACCGCGGCGCGGTCCAGACGTGGGTGCTGCGCAGCGAGGGCCGCGTGATCCTGGTCGACACCGGCGTCGGCAACGGCCGGGACCGCCCGCAGATCCCGCTGTTCGACCACCTGGCGACACCGTTCCTCGACCGCCTCGCCGAAGCCGGCGTCCGGCCCGAGGACGTCGACGTCGTCGTCAACACGCACATCCACTACGACCACGTCGGCTGGAACACCGAGCGGCGCGACGGCGAGTGGGTGCCGGCGTTCCCGCGGGCGACCTACCTGATCCCCCGCCCGGACCAGGTGTACTTCGACCCGCGCAACGCCCACCGCCGTCCGGTGCCGCGCACCGCGAACGACCAGGTGCGCCGGGAAGGCAGCCTGCTCGTCTACGCCGACAGCGTCGCGCCCGTGCTCGGCCGCGCGGAACTGTGGGAGGGCAGCCACCGCATCGACCGGAACCTCACCCTGGAAGCCGCGCCCGGCCACACGCCCGGGTCGTCGGTGCTGCGCGTCTCGTCCGGCACGGACCGCGCGGTGTTCGTCGGCGACCTGCTGCACAGCCCGGTGCAGATCCTCGAACCGGAGCACAGCAGCTGCTTCTGCGAGGACCCGCGCCAGGCCGCCGCCACCCGGCAGGGCATCCTCGAACGCGCGGCCGACGCCGGCGAACTCGTCGTCCCGGCGCACTTCGCGGGCCCGGGCGCGGCCGAGGTCCGCCGCGACGGCAGCCGGTTCGCGATCCACCGCTGGGCGGGGTGA
- a CDS encoding RNA polymerase sigma factor, with the protein MGWVSEQLVEAAQGGDLESLTAVVHGAHPHVRRFADHLCASPQDAEDAAQEALIVLYRKIGSLRATAALASWMFRIVRNECLRRTRRLLDTGAEPDPGLADSAEDEALKRLEAERVARAIQALPDVQRRVLVLRDVLGHPGRAVADSLGLSTAAMKSHLHRARTAVRARL; encoded by the coding sequence ATGGGGTGGGTCAGCGAGCAGCTCGTCGAAGCCGCGCAAGGAGGGGACCTCGAGTCGCTCACCGCGGTGGTGCACGGGGCGCACCCGCACGTGCGGCGCTTCGCCGACCACCTCTGCGCGTCACCGCAGGACGCCGAGGACGCGGCCCAGGAGGCGCTGATCGTCCTCTACCGCAAGATCGGCTCCCTGCGCGCGACGGCGGCGCTCGCCTCCTGGATGTTCCGGATCGTCCGGAACGAGTGCCTGCGACGCACCCGGCGGCTCCTGGACACCGGCGCCGAGCCCGACCCCGGGCTCGCGGACTCGGCCGAGGACGAAGCGCTCAAACGGCTCGAAGCCGAGCGCGTCGCACGGGCGATCCAGGCGCTGCCCGACGTCCAGCGGCGGGTGCTGGTGCTGCGTGACGTCCTGGGCCACCCGGGACGGGCGGTCGCCGACTCGCTCGGCCTCAGCACGGCGGCGATGAAGTCCCACCTGCACCGGGCGCGGACCGCGGTCCGCGCCCGGTTGTGA
- a CDS encoding peroxiredoxin family protein, which produces MLEPGTPVPHLELEDTAGRRVDLGGHAVLLYFMRSTTCPVCRRHVRDLAENAETLAADGVRVLIAVPEDRETAAAWRAKQDIPFPVVTGRGAHESVGLGRAVFGALQRSGSVLVDADGVVRHAHGAALPTASYDKQGITAAVAALRTPA; this is translated from the coding sequence GTGCTCGAACCCGGAACACCCGTCCCGCACCTGGAGCTGGAAGACACGGCGGGGCGCCGCGTCGACCTCGGCGGCCACGCGGTGCTGCTCTACTTCATGCGCTCGACGACCTGCCCGGTCTGCCGGCGGCACGTCCGCGACCTCGCCGAGAACGCGGAGACCCTGGCGGCCGACGGCGTCCGTGTCCTCATCGCCGTCCCCGAAGACCGCGAGACGGCGGCCGCGTGGCGGGCGAAGCAGGACATCCCGTTCCCGGTCGTCACCGGCCGCGGCGCCCACGAGTCGGTCGGCCTGGGCCGGGCGGTCTTCGGCGCGCTGCAGCGCTCGGGCAGCGTGCTCGTCGACGCGGACGGCGTCGTCCGCCACGCCCACGGCGCCGCCCTGCCGACGGCCAGCTACGACAAGCAGGGCATCACGGCGGCCGTCGCGGCGCTGCGCACCCCGGCTTAG
- a CDS encoding LLM class F420-dependent oxidoreductase, whose protein sequence is MRFAIKTSPQNTEWADMLAVWQAADEIELFESGWTFDHFYPIFSDSSGPCLEGWVTLTALAQATKRLRVGTLVSGIHYRHPALLANMAATLDIVSGGRLEIGIGAGWNEEESGAYGMQLGTVKERSDRFEEACEVLVGLLTRETTTFQGEHYQLTDARCEPKAVQTPHPPICIGGSGEKRTLRTTAKYAQHWNFVGGTPEEFAHKRDVLHAHCADIGRDPGEITLSSHVRLGPDGDYAKVAAEAEALGEAGLDLAIVYLPPPHTPAVLEPLAKALEPLR, encoded by the coding sequence ATGCGATTCGCCATCAAGACTTCGCCCCAGAACACCGAATGGGCGGACATGCTCGCCGTGTGGCAGGCCGCCGACGAGATCGAGCTGTTCGAATCCGGCTGGACGTTCGACCACTTCTACCCGATCTTCTCCGACTCCTCCGGGCCGTGCCTGGAGGGCTGGGTGACGCTCACCGCGCTCGCGCAGGCCACGAAGCGGCTCCGGGTGGGCACGCTGGTCAGCGGCATCCACTACCGCCACCCCGCGCTGCTGGCGAACATGGCCGCCACGCTCGACATCGTCTCCGGCGGCCGGCTCGAGATCGGCATCGGCGCGGGCTGGAACGAAGAGGAGTCCGGCGCGTACGGCATGCAGCTCGGCACGGTCAAGGAGCGCAGCGACCGGTTCGAGGAGGCGTGCGAGGTCCTCGTCGGGCTGCTGACGCGGGAGACCACCACGTTCCAGGGCGAGCACTACCAGCTCACCGACGCCCGCTGCGAGCCGAAGGCCGTGCAGACGCCGCACCCGCCGATCTGCATCGGCGGCAGCGGCGAGAAGCGCACCCTGCGCACGACCGCGAAGTACGCCCAGCACTGGAACTTCGTCGGCGGGACGCCCGAAGAATTCGCCCACAAGCGTGACGTGCTGCACGCCCACTGCGCGGACATCGGGCGCGACCCGGGCGAGATCACGCTGTCTTCGCACGTCCGGCTCGGCCCCGACGGCGACTACGCGAAGGTCGCCGCCGAGGCGGAGGCGCTCGGCGAGGCAGGGCTGGACCTGGCGATCGTGTACCTGCCGCCGCCGCACACCCCGGCGGTGCTGGAGCCGCTGGCGAAGGCCCTCGAGCCGCTGCGCTAA
- the ligA gene encoding NAD-dependent DNA ligase LigA — MNAQERIQELADRIVVLRDAYYRGSPLVADAEYDAVEDELRSLIGANPELAPDPNPLDQVGAPAVLHAPIRHSRPMLSLEKATKPEQVAAFFDRFPGQPVVVMPKLDGLSLAVVYENGRLARAVTRGDGTTGDDVTVLVRALTDGIPDRVDAPGRAEVRGEAVMLRSTFAAYNTAHPDKPLINPRNAAAGTLRAKDPATVAERRLRFFAFDLHTDPDSAATDLGSALAALGFTAADMRHCADAEAAQAAITTIEQQRNELDYDLDGAVLRLADRDAYAAAGTRSSSPRGALAFKFAAEEKTTVLADVVWDVGKTGKIAPVAWLEPVFVGGTTVTRATLANQEVIRARGIKIGDTVLVRRAGDVIPFVAGVLDASKRTGAEREIVPPDACPSCGQPLTEQGNSRELFCTNVSCPAQTVRRLIHWASRAAADIDAIGGVWIERLAEAGILEHPSDFYGLTKERLLEFDRVGEVSATRMIESIDASRAVGLRRALIGLAIPMASEGTAARLCRAGFASLEAVAEAGEEGLVAVEDIGPKVAASLIEHLTRLRPELERLRKAGVSLDVREEDLPPVVAAGAPLAGKTVVVTGSISDPRSGEKVPRPTFQRLCEKAGATTASSVSASTDFLITGADVGANKLTKAEKLGVEVVDQSTIWAQLIEAGIV, encoded by the coding sequence GTGAACGCTCAGGAACGCATCCAGGAACTCGCCGACCGCATCGTGGTGCTGCGTGACGCCTACTACCGGGGCTCGCCGCTGGTGGCGGACGCGGAGTACGACGCGGTCGAGGACGAGCTCCGGAGCCTGATCGGGGCGAACCCGGAGCTCGCGCCCGATCCGAACCCGCTCGACCAGGTGGGCGCGCCGGCGGTGCTGCACGCGCCGATCCGGCACTCGCGCCCGATGCTGTCACTGGAGAAGGCGACCAAGCCCGAGCAGGTCGCCGCGTTCTTCGACCGCTTCCCCGGCCAGCCGGTGGTGGTCATGCCGAAGCTGGACGGCCTTTCGCTGGCCGTCGTGTACGAGAACGGCAGGCTGGCGCGCGCGGTCACCCGCGGCGACGGCACGACGGGTGACGACGTCACGGTGCTGGTGCGCGCGCTGACCGACGGCATTCCCGATCGGGTGGACGCGCCGGGCCGCGCCGAGGTGCGCGGCGAGGCCGTCATGCTGCGGTCGACGTTCGCGGCCTACAACACCGCGCACCCGGACAAGCCGCTGATCAACCCGCGCAACGCCGCGGCGGGCACGCTGCGCGCCAAGGATCCCGCCACGGTCGCCGAGCGGCGGCTGCGGTTCTTCGCGTTCGACCTGCACACCGACCCCGACAGCGCGGCGACCGACCTCGGGAGCGCGCTGGCGGCGCTCGGGTTCACGGCCGCCGACATGCGGCACTGCGCCGACGCCGAAGCCGCGCAGGCCGCGATCACCACCATCGAACAGCAGCGCAACGAACTGGACTACGACCTCGACGGCGCCGTGCTGCGGCTCGCCGATCGCGATGCGTACGCGGCGGCCGGCACCCGGTCGAGCTCGCCGCGTGGCGCGCTGGCGTTCAAGTTCGCCGCCGAGGAGAAGACCACCGTGCTGGCCGACGTGGTCTGGGACGTCGGCAAGACCGGCAAGATCGCCCCGGTGGCGTGGCTGGAGCCGGTGTTCGTGGGCGGCACGACGGTCACCCGCGCGACGCTGGCGAACCAGGAGGTGATCCGCGCCCGCGGCATCAAGATCGGCGACACCGTGCTGGTGCGCCGCGCGGGTGACGTCATCCCGTTCGTCGCCGGCGTGCTCGACGCCTCGAAGCGCACGGGCGCCGAGCGGGAGATCGTCCCGCCGGACGCGTGCCCGTCGTGCGGGCAGCCGCTGACCGAGCAGGGCAACAGCCGCGAACTGTTCTGCACCAACGTTTCCTGCCCGGCGCAGACGGTGCGCCGGCTGATCCACTGGGCGTCGCGCGCGGCGGCGGACATCGACGCCATCGGCGGGGTGTGGATCGAACGCCTGGCGGAGGCGGGGATCCTGGAGCACCCGTCGGACTTCTACGGGCTGACGAAGGAAAGGCTCCTGGAGTTCGACCGCGTCGGCGAGGTCTCGGCCACGCGGATGATCGAGTCGATCGACGCGAGCCGCGCGGTCGGCCTCCGCCGCGCGCTGATCGGCCTGGCGATCCCGATGGCGTCCGAGGGCACGGCGGCCCGCCTGTGCCGCGCCGGCTTCGCGTCGCTGGAAGCGGTCGCCGAAGCGGGCGAGGAAGGGCTCGTGGCGGTGGAGGACATCGGCCCGAAGGTCGCGGCCTCGCTGATCGAGCACCTCACCCGCCTGCGCCCCGAACTCGAGCGCCTGCGGAAGGCCGGCGTCTCCCTGGACGTCCGCGAAGAGGACCTGCCCCCGGTCGTCGCGGCCGGCGCGCCCCTGGCGGGCAAGACGGTGGTGGTGACGGGTTCGATCAGCGACCCGCGCTCGGGCGAGAAGGTGCCCCGCCCGACGTTCCAGCGCCTGTGCGAAAAGGCAGGCGCCACCACGGCTTCCTCGGTTTCGGCGAGCACGGACTTCCTCATCACGGGCGCCGACGTCGGAGCGAACAAGCTGACGAAGGCCGAAAAGCTCGGCGTCGAGGTGGTCGACCAGAGCACGATCTGGGCGCAGCTGATCGAGGCGGGCATCGTGTAG
- the fabG gene encoding 3-oxoacyl-ACP reductase FabG, with amino-acid sequence MTDSPSRVAVVTGAGRGIGAAVAARLAEDGFAVGLLDLDEAGVKQGAEAIVAKGGKAVGVALDVSDAEQVEAAVGRVADELGPPVVLVNNAGITRDNLIFKMTEQDWDSVLGVHLKGSFLMTRAVQKHMTQEKYGRIVNLSSTSALGNRGQVNYSAAKAGMQGFTKTLAIELGKFNVTANAIAPGFIATDMTAATAERIGMSFEDFKAAAASQIPVQRVGTPEDIANLTSFLVSEGAGFVSGQVIYVAGGPKD; translated from the coding sequence GTGACCGATTCCCCTTCCCGTGTCGCCGTGGTCACCGGTGCCGGCCGCGGTATTGGTGCCGCTGTGGCCGCGCGGCTGGCCGAGGACGGCTTCGCCGTCGGGCTGCTGGATCTGGACGAGGCCGGTGTCAAGCAGGGCGCCGAGGCGATCGTCGCGAAGGGTGGCAAGGCCGTCGGTGTCGCGCTGGACGTCAGTGACGCCGAGCAGGTCGAGGCGGCCGTCGGGCGGGTGGCCGACGAGCTCGGGCCGCCCGTCGTGCTGGTCAACAACGCCGGCATCACCCGGGACAACCTGATCTTCAAGATGACCGAGCAGGACTGGGACTCCGTGCTCGGCGTGCACCTCAAGGGGTCGTTCCTGATGACCCGCGCGGTGCAGAAGCACATGACGCAGGAAAAGTACGGCCGGATCGTCAACCTGTCGAGCACGTCGGCGCTGGGCAACCGCGGGCAGGTCAACTACTCCGCCGCCAAGGCCGGCATGCAGGGGTTCACCAAGACCCTCGCCATCGAGCTGGGCAAGTTCAACGTCACCGCGAACGCGATCGCGCCGGGGTTCATCGCCACCGACATGACCGCCGCGACCGCCGAGCGGATCGGCATGAGCTTCGAAGACTTCAAGGCCGCCGCCGCGTCGCAGATCCCGGTGCAGCGCGTCGGCACGCCCGAGGACATCGCCAACCTGACGTCGTTCCTGGTCAGCGAGGGGGCCGGGTTCGTGTCCGGCCAGGTCATCTACGTCGCCGGCGGACCGAAGGACTGA
- a CDS encoding MaoC family dehydratase, with product MREFQNLDEFAAAVGEHLGYSEWLTVTQDRVNQFADATDDHQWIHVDEPMAAAGPFGGTIAHGFLTLSLLSAFGPKIYKVNGIKMGINYGLNKVRFPQPVKVGSKVRAGAELAEITDIPGGKQAVSKWTVEIDGEAKPACVAEWVTRFLA from the coding sequence ATGCGGGAGTTCCAGAACCTCGACGAGTTCGCCGCCGCGGTCGGCGAGCACCTCGGGTACAGCGAGTGGCTGACCGTCACCCAGGACCGGGTGAACCAGTTCGCCGACGCCACCGACGACCACCAGTGGATCCACGTCGACGAGCCGATGGCGGCCGCCGGCCCGTTCGGCGGCACGATCGCCCACGGCTTCCTGACGCTGTCGCTGCTCTCGGCGTTCGGCCCGAAGATCTACAAGGTCAACGGCATCAAGATGGGCATCAACTACGGCCTCAACAAGGTGCGCTTCCCGCAGCCGGTGAAGGTCGGCTCGAAGGTGCGCGCCGGTGCCGAACTGGCGGAGATCACCGACATCCCGGGCGGCAAGCAGGCGGTGTCGAAGTGGACGGTCGAGATCGACGGCGAGGCGAAGCCCGCTTGCGTCGCCGAATGGGTGACGCGGTTCCTCGCGTGA